The Pedobacter roseus genome contains a region encoding:
- a CDS encoding sigma-54-dependent transcriptional regulator, which produces MAKLLIIDDERAIRSTLREILEYENYDVEDTDNGIDGLEMIKKGNFDLVLCDIKMNKMDGMEVLEQAQLIKPDLPFIMISGHGTVETAIEASKKGAFDFISKPPDLNRLLITVRNGLDRGTLVTETKVLKRKASKTREILGESESISKIKETIERVAPTEARVLITGANGSGKELVARWLHEKSNRADSPLIEVNCAAIPSELIESELFGHEKGSFTSAVKQRIGKFELANGGTLFLDEIGDMSLSAQAKVLRALQEHKISRVGGEKEIEVNVRVLAATNKDLLKEIEDGNFRMDLYHRLNVINIHVPHLTERTDDIPVIAQNFLESICSDYGMPVKKINDGGMAALQALPWTGNVRELHNMIERLIILSDRVITENDVRAFANPGGGTNIGAATSAQIAGAGGSALTSSFDSFNNFQDYKDHAEREFIKFKLEKNNWNVSKTADEIDIQRSHLYSKIEKFGLKRAE; this is translated from the coding sequence ATGGCTAAACTATTAATAATTGACGATGAGCGTGCGATAAGGAGTACTTTGCGCGAAATTCTGGAATACGAAAATTACGATGTGGAAGATACCGATAACGGTATCGACGGACTCGAAATGATCAAAAAAGGAAATTTCGATCTGGTTCTTTGTGATATCAAGATGAATAAGATGGACGGTATGGAAGTGCTCGAACAGGCACAACTTATCAAGCCAGATCTGCCTTTTATTATGATATCCGGACATGGAACCGTTGAAACGGCCATCGAAGCCAGTAAAAAAGGAGCTTTCGATTTCATCTCGAAACCACCTGATTTAAACCGTTTACTGATTACCGTTCGAAATGGTTTAGACCGTGGAACCTTAGTTACCGAAACCAAGGTTTTAAAGCGTAAAGCAAGCAAAACCCGTGAAATTTTAGGCGAATCGGAAAGTATTTCCAAAATCAAGGAAACCATCGAGCGTGTTGCCCCTACTGAAGCCCGTGTACTGATTACCGGCGCAAATGGTAGCGGTAAAGAACTGGTAGCCCGTTGGTTACACGAAAAATCAAACCGTGCAGATAGTCCCTTAATTGAAGTAAACTGTGCTGCAATTCCATCTGAACTGATTGAAAGTGAGCTGTTTGGTCACGAAAAAGGTTCATTTACCTCGGCTGTTAAACAGCGTATTGGTAAGTTTGAACTCGCCAATGGCGGCACTTTATTTCTGGATGAGATTGGCGACATGAGTTTATCAGCCCAGGCAAAAGTTCTTCGTGCCTTACAGGAACATAAAATTTCGCGTGTTGGTGGTGAAAAGGAAATTGAAGTAAATGTGCGTGTTTTAGCGGCGACGAATAAAGATTTATTAAAGGAAATTGAAGATGGTAATTTCCGTATGGACTTATACCACCGATTAAATGTAATTAATATCCATGTTCCACATTTAACAGAACGTACGGATGATATTCCTGTAATTGCACAAAACTTTTTAGAGAGTATCTGCAGCGATTATGGAATGCCGGTTAAGAAAATAAATGATGGCGGAATGGCTGCATTACAGGCTTTACCATGGACTGGTAACGTACGTGAGCTGCACAATATGATTGAGCGATTGATCATTCTAAGCGACAGGGTAATTACGGAAAATGATGTTCGTGCATTTGCTAACCCAGGTGGCGGAACAAATATAGGTGCGGCAACCAGTGCACAGATTGCCGGAGCAGGCGGTTCGGCATTAACCTCATCTTTCGATTCATTTAACAATTTCCAGGATTATAAAGACCACGCAGAGCGTGAATTTATCAAATTTAAACTGGAAAAAAACAATTGGAACGTATCAAAAACTGCTGATGAGATTGATATTCAAAGAAGTCACTTATACAGTAAAATAGAGAAATTCGGCTTAAAGAGAGCTGAATAA
- a CDS encoding chloride channel protein, with product MYIRFVNYLDKINQYRKSKISNRNFLVILAVIVGVLAGLAAAALKSLTHHIEEFLQSDWHWKYKYYLYFIFPMIGIFLTVLYIKYFIRKTKFETGLTPLLYAISKKSSKVEAHNIYSQIITAAVTVGFGGSTGLEAPIVTSGSAIGSNLGRVLGLSYREITMLVACGAAAGIAGAFNSPVAGIVFAIEILLPEFTIPAFIPLLLSAATAAVVARLFYTQQLFFLVTEGWKVNALFYYVILACFIGLFSIYFTKANYAVKGLFYKIKHPYTKVIVGGLMLGALVFLFPTLYGEGYITIKGLLKGDYHTVINNSIFADYSSISAVVVLFTVVTIFMKSIATLVTLGAGGNGGTFAPSLIMGGLIGFIFAYVVNLSGIAQLNVSNFIVAGMAAALGSIMHAPLTGIFLIAEITGGYILMVPLMITTAISYAINRSSQKHSIYTKALADKGELLSHEDKDTTVLNQMKLKYLIEKSYPQLQMNDLISVKMNEILQSHKNICAVTDELGDFKGIIYIEELFNEMINHPDKGNLMASHLVQPAPNTITESDELKMVLEKMEQDNVWILPVLTAQNQYLGFVSKTAIFNKYRALLMRQNDYMG from the coding sequence ATGTACATCAGATTTGTAAATTACCTTGATAAGATTAACCAGTACCGAAAATCTAAAATATCAAACCGTAATTTCTTAGTTATCCTTGCTGTAATTGTCGGGGTTTTAGCCGGATTGGCTGCCGCTGCTTTAAAAAGTTTAACCCATCACATCGAAGAATTTCTTCAGTCTGATTGGCATTGGAAATATAAATACTACCTGTATTTCATTTTTCCAATGATTGGTATCTTTTTAACTGTTTTGTACATTAAATACTTTATCCGTAAAACTAAGTTCGAAACTGGTTTAACACCGCTACTTTATGCCATTTCAAAAAAATCGAGTAAGGTAGAAGCTCATAACATTTATTCGCAGATTATAACCGCAGCGGTTACCGTTGGTTTTGGTGGCTCGACAGGTTTAGAGGCACCAATTGTAACCAGTGGCTCAGCTATTGGCTCCAATCTTGGCCGTGTATTGGGCTTATCATACCGCGAAATTACCATGTTGGTAGCCTGTGGTGCAGCAGCCGGTATTGCGGGGGCTTTTAATAGCCCGGTAGCGGGGATTGTTTTTGCCATCGAAATTCTATTGCCTGAATTTACCATTCCAGCATTTATTCCGCTTCTGTTATCAGCGGCAACGGCAGCAGTAGTGGCAAGGTTATTTTATACCCAACAGCTTTTCTTTTTGGTTACTGAAGGGTGGAAGGTTAATGCCCTATTTTACTATGTTATTCTAGCCTGTTTTATTGGTTTATTCTCTATCTATTTTACCAAAGCCAATTATGCAGTAAAAGGATTGTTCTATAAAATTAAACATCCTTACACCAAAGTAATTGTAGGCGGTTTAATGCTTGGTGCATTGGTTTTTCTATTTCCTACATTGTATGGCGAAGGGTATATCACGATAAAAGGCTTGCTTAAAGGTGATTATCATACGGTGATCAATAATAGTATTTTTGCCGATTATAGCTCAATTTCTGCCGTAGTTGTGCTGTTTACGGTAGTTACCATTTTTATGAAATCCATTGCTACCCTGGTTACTTTAGGTGCCGGTGGTAATGGAGGTACATTTGCGCCCAGTTTAATTATGGGTGGCTTAATCGGGTTTATCTTTGCTTATGTGGTGAACCTTTCGGGTATAGCACAATTAAACGTTTCTAATTTTATTGTAGCTGGTATGGCTGCTGCTTTAGGTTCCATTATGCATGCCCCTTTAACGGGTATTTTTCTGATTGCCGAAATTACCGGAGGATATATTTTAATGGTGCCATTGATGATTACCACTGCAATTTCTTATGCTATTAACCGCAGTTCACAAAAACATTCCATTTATACCAAAGCACTTGCCGATAAAGGAGAATTACTATCGCACGAGGATAAGGATACAACGGTTTTAAACCAGATGAAACTGAAATACCTGATCGAGAAAAGTTATCCTCAGTTACAGATGAATGACCTGATTTCGGTTAAGATGAATGAAATTTTGCAATCGCATAAAAATATCTGTGCGGTTACAGACGAATTAGGTGATTTTAAAGGTATTATTTATATCGAAGAGTTATTTAATGAGATGATCAACCATCCTGATAAAGGAAATTTAATGGCTTCTCATTTGGTTCAGCCTGCACCGAATACGATTACAGAAAGTGATGAGCTTAAAATGGTATTGGAGAAAATGGAACAGGATAATGTATGGATTTTACCAGTGCTTACCGCACAGAACCAATATTTAGGTTTTGTTTCAAAAACGGCAATCTTTAATAAATACAGGGCATTGCTGATGAGGCAGAATGATTATATGGGATAA
- a CDS encoding RluA family pseudouridine synthase — MKFPNFKDLILFEDNDFIVINKPPFLASLDERGGSGETNVLRLAKQYSDDAQVCHRLDKETSGALIIAKNPEGYRHASMQFERRKVSKTYHAVVDGHVIFDDLTVDLPILNDGNKNVTIDRAEGKRAETIFNSLKYYKHYTLVECKPITGRMHQIRIHLATQRAAIVGDDMYKGKPVFLSSIKRGYKLTKGEEEQPIMKRFALHARHLVFKGLNDQDIVIDAPYPKDFATLIKLLDKFDA, encoded by the coding sequence TTGAAATTTCCAAATTTTAAAGACCTTATTCTTTTCGAAGACAACGATTTTATTGTGATCAATAAACCTCCATTTCTGGCCTCGCTTGACGAGCGTGGTGGATCAGGAGAAACCAATGTATTGCGCTTAGCTAAACAATACAGTGATGATGCACAGGTTTGTCACCGTTTGGATAAAGAAACTTCTGGCGCTTTAATTATCGCTAAAAATCCTGAAGGTTACCGCCATGCTTCGATGCAGTTCGAAAGAAGAAAGGTGAGTAAGACCTACCACGCTGTAGTAGACGGACATGTTATTTTTGATGATTTAACTGTTGATCTACCCATTTTAAACGATGGCAATAAAAATGTAACCATTGATAGGGCTGAAGGTAAACGGGCAGAAACGATATTTAACTCTTTAAAATACTATAAACACTATACTTTGGTGGAGTGTAAGCCGATTACCGGTAGAATGCACCAGATCCGTATTCACCTGGCTACACAAAGGGCGGCTATTGTGGGCGATGATATGTATAAAGGTAAACCGGTTTTTCTTTCCTCGATTAAAAGAGGTTATAAATTAACCAAGGGTGAAGAGGAGCAACCAATAATGAAACGTTTTGCTTTACATGCCCGCCATTTGGTTTTTAAAGGACTCAACGATCAGGATATTGTGATCGATGCGCCATACCCAAAGGATTTTGCAACATTAATTAAATTATTGGACAAATTTGATGCATAA
- a CDS encoding response regulator transcription factor — translation MNNAGQKILIVDDEPDILELIEYNLKKEGYQVFTATNGQEGITVAKKVHPDLIILDIMMPKMDGIEACRLMRAIPEFKNTFMVFLTARSEEYSEIAGFNVGADDYIAKPIKPRALVSRINAILRRNTGTEEVSENKLEIGDLVIDREAYLVFQGGNKVVLAKKEFELLYLLASKPGKVYTRESILKNIWEDSVVVTNRTIDVHIRKLREKLGETYVSTVKGVGYKFELS, via the coding sequence ATGAACAACGCAGGTCAGAAAATATTAATTGTTGATGATGAACCAGATATTCTGGAACTTATTGAATATAACCTAAAAAAAGAAGGTTATCAGGTTTTCACAGCTACCAATGGCCAGGAAGGAATTACTGTTGCGAAAAAGGTTCATCCGGATTTAATTATCCTGGACATTATGATGCCTAAAATGGATGGGATAGAGGCTTGCCGTTTAATGCGTGCAATTCCTGAATTTAAGAATACCTTTATGGTTTTCTTAACCGCCAGAAGTGAAGAATATTCTGAAATAGCAGGTTTTAACGTTGGTGCCGATGATTATATCGCAAAACCAATTAAGCCGCGTGCTTTGGTTAGCCGCATTAATGCTATATTAAGAAGAAATACAGGGACAGAAGAAGTATCTGAAAACAAGTTGGAAATCGGTGATTTAGTTATCGATCGCGAAGCTTACCTGGTTTTTCAAGGTGGAAACAAAGTGGTGTTGGCCAAAAAAGAATTTGAACTTTTATACCTATTGGCTTCAAAACCAGGAAAAGTTTATACCAGGGAGTCGATCCTTAAAAATATCTGGGAAGACTCGGTAGTGGTAACCAATAGAACCATTGATGTGCATATTCGCAAACTAAGAGAAAAATTAGGCGAAACTTATGTATCAACTGTAAAAGGGGTAGGTTATAAGTTTGAGTTGTCTTAA
- a CDS encoding TlpA disulfide reductase family protein — protein sequence MRLKQLSLIMLIAIAFTACKPKDSFTIDGTFKNPGTEKKVFLYGMQNSNMVAIDSTNLSEKGEFKFIRKTPSVDFFRVSLGNHEFMLIAKNGDDIKLEADIADKTMAYKISGANEVEKLSELNAIRNNFAKQVEKLQADFEAKVATQPQNRAAVLESMKPQYESYINQLNTQIIKFAKDNKGTLASFYAMNTLSPQEFEAELVQFADEVKEEIKGNATVDAFVKQMALLKAVQVGQVAPAFTINTADNKPVSLSDYKGKYVLIDFWASWCQPCRQENPNVVKVYNKYKSKNFDIIGISLDTDKAAWLGAVKADGLTWTHVSELKDFNGETVKKYQVQAIPTSYLVDPSGKIIAKNLRGDELEGFLAKTLR from the coding sequence ATGAGACTAAAACAATTGAGCCTGATCATGCTGATCGCGATTGCCTTCACTGCATGTAAACCAAAAGACAGCTTTACCATTGATGGAACTTTCAAAAATCCCGGAACGGAAAAGAAAGTGTTTTTATATGGCATGCAAAACAGCAATATGGTTGCAATTGATTCGACCAATTTATCTGAGAAGGGAGAATTTAAGTTTATACGTAAAACCCCATCGGTTGATTTTTTCAGGGTATCATTAGGTAACCATGAATTTATGCTGATTGCAAAAAATGGTGATGATATTAAACTTGAAGCTGATATAGCGGATAAAACGATGGCTTACAAAATTTCTGGTGCAAACGAAGTTGAAAAACTATCAGAGCTGAATGCCATCAGAAACAATTTTGCAAAACAGGTAGAAAAATTGCAGGCAGATTTTGAAGCAAAAGTAGCCACTCAACCACAAAATAGAGCGGCTGTGTTAGAATCGATGAAACCACAATACGAATCTTATATCAATCAGTTAAATACCCAGATCATTAAATTTGCTAAAGATAATAAAGGAACACTTGCCAGTTTTTATGCGATGAATACTTTAAGTCCGCAGGAATTTGAAGCCGAACTGGTTCAATTTGCTGATGAAGTTAAAGAAGAAATTAAAGGTAATGCTACAGTTGATGCTTTTGTAAAGCAGATGGCTTTATTAAAGGCTGTTCAGGTAGGTCAGGTTGCGCCTGCATTTACCATTAATACCGCAGATAATAAACCGGTAAGTTTATCAGATTATAAAGGAAAATATGTGCTGATCGATTTTTGGGCTTCATGGTGCCAGCCATGCCGTCAGGAGAACCCGAACGTAGTTAAAGTTTACAATAAATACAAAAGCAAAAACTTCGATATCATTGGTATTTCTTTAGATACCGACAAAGCAGCATGGTTAGGGGCGGTAAAGGCTGACGGATTAACCTGGACGCACGTTTCAGAATTGAAAGATTTTAATGGCGAAACGGTTAAAAAATACCAGGTACAAGCCATCCCAACTTCTTACCTGGTTGATCCATCAGGAAAAATTATAGCTAAAAACTTGCGTGGTGATGAATTAGAGGGGTTTTTAGCCAAAACGTTACGTTAA
- the gatB gene encoding Asp-tRNA(Asn)/Glu-tRNA(Gln) amidotransferase subunit GatB: protein MPLQETSLQNTFELVSGLEIHVQLNTNTKIFSADSASFGALPNQNISTVSLALPGALPKLNKEVVAKAVRIGLALNCTINQVNHFDRKNYFYADLPKGYQITQDNQPICVNGFLELQLADGSIKRIGINRIHLEEDAGKSIHDQDDNYSLVDLNRAGVPLIEIVTEPDIRSSEEASVLLSEIRKLVRHLNVSDGNMEEGSLRCDANISIRPQGTTEFGTRCEVKNLNSMRNVRRAMDFEFGRQVEVINNGGRIIQSTLNFDADKGTTSPMRTKEEANDYRYFSDPDLQPIYISDEWLGEIKSLMPALPNEISEQMIAEFGISKADAALFAEDLGLLVYFNAAKPVVNNKKSLINWLIGPIRAVLNEKGISIAEFKVKPEQLAEAINLVDDKKITQQIAIQQLLPAVELEENAKVTDLALSLNLLISDNGDELSGFIDEVLNKYPQQVEAYKKGKKGVLGLFVGDVMKLAKGKADAKKLNELILEKLK, encoded by the coding sequence ATGCCTTTACAAGAAACAAGCCTGCAAAACACTTTCGAACTCGTTTCAGGACTAGAAATACACGTTCAGTTAAATACAAATACCAAAATATTTTCAGCTGATAGTGCATCTTTCGGGGCTTTGCCTAATCAAAATATATCGACAGTTTCACTGGCCCTGCCGGGTGCGTTGCCAAAGCTTAATAAAGAAGTGGTAGCAAAAGCGGTCCGGATTGGATTGGCTTTAAACTGTACCATCAATCAGGTTAACCATTTCGACAGGAAAAATTATTTCTACGCCGATCTGCCAAAAGGCTATCAGATCACGCAGGATAATCAGCCTATCTGTGTAAATGGCTTTTTGGAACTTCAGCTTGCTGATGGCTCTATAAAAAGGATCGGTATTAACCGGATCCACTTAGAAGAGGATGCAGGAAAAAGTATCCACGATCAGGATGATAACTATTCGCTGGTTGATTTAAACCGTGCCGGCGTGCCTTTAATCGAAATTGTGACAGAACCTGATATTCGCAGCTCGGAAGAAGCTTCTGTATTGCTGAGCGAAATCAGGAAACTGGTAAGGCATTTAAATGTGAGTGATGGTAACATGGAAGAGGGCAGTTTGCGTTGCGATGCCAATATTTCAATACGTCCGCAGGGCACTACTGAGTTTGGAACACGCTGCGAAGTAAAAAACCTAAACTCGATGCGTAACGTACGTAGGGCTATGGATTTCGAATTTGGACGTCAGGTAGAAGTGATCAATAATGGTGGAAGGATTATTCAGAGTACCTTGAATTTTGATGCTGATAAAGGCACTACTTCTCCAATGCGTACCAAAGAAGAAGCCAATGATTACCGTTATTTTTCTGATCCTGATTTACAGCCGATTTATATTTCTGATGAATGGTTGGGAGAGATTAAATCATTGATGCCCGCTTTGCCAAACGAAATTTCGGAGCAAATGATTGCCGAATTTGGGATCAGCAAGGCAGATGCAGCATTATTTGCAGAGGATTTAGGTCTTTTGGTTTATTTTAATGCAGCCAAGCCAGTTGTAAATAATAAAAAAAGCCTGATTAATTGGTTAATCGGTCCAATAAGGGCTGTTTTAAATGAAAAAGGGATCAGCATTGCTGAGTTTAAGGTAAAACCTGAGCAATTGGCTGAGGCAATTAACCTGGTTGATGATAAAAAAATCACCCAACAGATTGCCATTCAGCAATTATTACCAGCTGTTGAATTAGAAGAAAATGCAAAAGTGACCGATTTGGCACTATCATTAAACTTACTTATTTCTGATAATGGAGATGAATTGAGTGGTTTTATTGATGAAGTGTTAAATAAATATCCTCAGCAGGTAGAAGCGTACAAGAAAGGTAAAAAAGGCGTTTTAGGGTTGTTTGTTGGCGATGTAATGAAACTGGCCAAAGGTAAAGCCGATGCAAAAAAATTAAATGAATTAATACTTGAAAAACTGAAATAA
- a CDS encoding ATP-binding protein, with protein sequence MFQRSHFQKLVKVMKEPKRFIQVLVGPRQVGKTTLMSQLVKDLVAPCIFESADAVAASDRTWIEQIWNNTREIMKEPDVNEYILVIDEIQKIDNWSEIVKRLWDEDMRNDVNIKVILLGSSRLLIQQGLTESLAGRFELTYLGHWSFAEMESAFGFTAEQYVWFGGYPGSAGLIIDEERWKSYVSNALIETSISKDILMLTRVDKPALMKRLFELGCLYSGQILSYTKIVGQLSDAGNTTTLSHYMELLDTAGLLGGIEKFAADVIRKRSSSPKFQVHNNALVSAQRNEFFGEIKKQPAEWGRMVESSIGAHLLNSSFVEGYKVFYWRHRNDEVDFILEKRGKIIGIEVKSTGLVTKTSGMDAFNKMYKPDKMLLVGAGGLPWQEFLKISPSSLF encoded by the coding sequence ATGTTTCAAAGATCTCATTTTCAGAAACTTGTAAAGGTGATGAAAGAACCAAAAAGGTTTATTCAGGTACTTGTTGGCCCCAGGCAGGTAGGTAAAACTACATTAATGAGTCAACTGGTAAAGGATCTGGTTGCACCTTGTATATTCGAATCTGCTGATGCTGTTGCAGCCTCAGACAGAACGTGGATTGAGCAAATTTGGAACAATACCAGGGAGATTATGAAAGAACCTGATGTTAACGAATATATTTTGGTAATTGATGAAATCCAGAAGATTGATAACTGGAGTGAAATTGTAAAACGCCTTTGGGACGAGGATATGCGTAATGACGTAAATATAAAGGTCATTTTACTCGGCTCATCAAGATTGTTAATTCAGCAGGGATTGACTGAGTCGTTAGCAGGAAGGTTTGAATTAACTTATCTAGGACATTGGAGCTTTGCAGAAATGGAAAGTGCTTTCGGCTTTACTGCAGAACAGTATGTTTGGTTTGGGGGCTATCCAGGATCGGCTGGATTGATCATTGATGAAGAGCGATGGAAGAGCTATGTTTCTAATGCTTTAATCGAAACCAGTATTTCTAAAGATATTTTAATGCTTACCCGGGTAGATAAGCCTGCCTTAATGAAACGGTTATTTGAACTGGGGTGTTTGTATTCCGGTCAGATCCTGTCTTACACCAAAATAGTAGGTCAGCTTTCTGATGCAGGTAATACCACCACTTTATCCCATTACATGGAATTATTGGATACTGCTGGTTTGCTGGGTGGTATAGAGAAATTTGCGGCTGATGTAATCCGAAAACGATCCTCTAGTCCAAAATTTCAGGTGCATAATAATGCTTTGGTAAGTGCTCAAAGAAATGAATTTTTCGGAGAAATAAAAAAGCAACCTGCAGAATGGGGTAGGATGGTCGAATCTTCAATTGGGGCACACCTTTTAAATTCCTCTTTTGTTGAGGGTTATAAAGTATTTTATTGGCGGCACCGAAACGATGAGGTAGATTTTATTTTAGAAAAACGCGGTAAAATAATTGGTATTGAAGTTAAAAGTACCGGGTTGGTAACCAAAACCTCAGGCATGGATGCTTTTAATAAGATGTATAAGCCAGATAAAATGCTTTTGGTTGGCGCAGGTGGCTTGCCGTGGCAGGAATTTTTGAAAATTTCTCCTTCAAGCCTTTTTTAA